The following proteins are co-located in the Leishmania major strain Friedlin complete genome, chromosome 30 genome:
- a CDS encoding DnaJ domain protein-like protein, which yields MLSLVHSRRLLPQRDPFKILGLTRAATKAEVKMKYRELARIYHPDAGSGDSAKMEEVNHAYKLLLKEGGYERLHLPGPSRARAHGACGRVGVTSESRRQPLRETAAAPFTVDQQSSGTTGSSSGASAVPAWSLLTDEEVEKVSALDPATERRTPEGKYLYQSRDDQSWVELDRPLLRAQQPHYASFSAQADMKAELRRRALLKEKEQNEKSRFQRTADRLADSAELPTRNPHLLRIYALVVVCVFYLMYKRTFERTHHQRKRAQFYQALEENREDLMATYEKHKEGLQVTAVAAALVFLAAAEHKMAGDPVVPSPPEVFYRSVKPPSDHYTVVAGG from the coding sequence ATGCTCAGCCTCGTCCACAGTCGACGGCTTCTGCCGCAGCGAGACCCGTTCAAAATCCTGGGTCTCACACGTGCTGCAACCAAGGCAGAGGTGAAGATGAAGTACCGAGAGCTTGCTCGCATCTACCACCCCGATGCGGGGTCCGGTGACAGTGCCaagatggaggaggtgaatCACGCGTACAAGCTGTTATTAAAAGAGGGTGGATACGAGCGTCTGCATCTGCCGGGTCCAAGCAGGGCGCGAGCGCATGGCGCGTGCGGTCGTGTCGGGGTGACCTCGGAGAGTCGACGCCAGCCACTGCGCGAAACGGCGGCCGCGCCTTTTACTGTCGAtcagcagagcagcggcactaCAGGGTCATCGTCGGGTGCGTCTGCCGTCCCCGCGTGGTCACTGctgacggacgaggaggtCGAGAAGGTGAGTGCGCTGGATCCGGCCACGGAGCGTCGCACACCGGAAGGGAAGTACTTGTATCAGAGCCGCGACGATCAAAGCTGGGTCGAGCTCGATCGCCCACtcctgcgcgcgcagcagccgcactaCGCGTCGTTCTCCGCGCAAGCCGACATGAAAGCTGagctgcgacgccgcgcccTGCTGAAGGAAAAAgagcaaaacgaaaagagcCGCTTTCAGAGGACTGCAGACCGCCTCGCGGACAGCGCTGAGTTGCCGACGCGAAATCCGCACTTGCTGCGTATCTACGCTCTAGTTGTCGTGTGCGTCTTCTACCTCATGTACAAGCGCACGTTCGAGCGCACCCATCACCAGAGGAAGCGCGCGCAGTTCTACCAGGCACTGGAAGAAAACCGAGAGGACTTGATGGCGACGTATGAGAAGCATAAGGAGGGCCTGCAGGTGACagcggtggctgcggcgctggtCTTCCTTGCCGCCGCAGAACACAAGATGGCCGGCGACCCCGTTGTGCCGAGTCCGCCCGAGGTATTTTACCGCTCTGTGAAACCGCCGAGCGACCACTACACTGTTGTCGCTGGCGGCTAA
- a CDS encoding putative heat shock 70-related protein 1,mitochondrial precursor: MFARRVCGSAAASAACLARHESQKVQGDVIGVDLGTTYSCVATMDGDKARVLENSEGFRTTPSVVAFKGSEKLVGLAAKRQAITNPQSTFYAVKRLIGRRFEDEHIQKDIKNVPYKIVRAGNGDAWVQDGNGKQYSPSQIGAFVLEKMKETAENFLGHKVSNAVVTCPAYFNDAQRQATKDAGTIAGLNVIRVVNEPTAAALAYGMDKTKDSLIAVYDLGGGTFDISVLEIAGGVFEVKATNGDTHLGGEDFDLALSDYILEEFRKTSGIDLSKERMALQRVREAAEKAKCELSSAMETEVNLPFITANADGAQHIQMHISRSKFEGITQRLIERSIAPCKQCMKDAGVELKEINDVVLVGGMTRMPKVVEEVKKFFQKDPFRGVNPDEAVALGAATLGGVLRGKASDLILVDVTPLSLGTSVVGDVFTRMIPKNTTIPCMRSHIFTTVDDGQTAIKFKVFQGEREIASENQIRGEFDLSGIPPAPRGVPQIEVTFDIDANGICHVTAKDKATGKTQNITITANGGLSKEQIEQMIRDSEQHAEADRVKRELVEVRNNAETQLTTAERQLGEWKYVSDAEKENVKTLVAELRKAMENPNVAKDDLAAATDKLQKAVMECGRTEYQQAAAANSGQC; the protein is encoded by the coding sequence ATGTTTGCTCGTCGTGTGTGcggaagcgctgcggcgtcggctGCGTGCCTGGCGCGCCACGAGTCGCAGAAGGTGCAGGGCGACGTGATTGGCGTGGACCTGGGCACGACGTACAGCTGCGTGGCGACGATGGACGGCGACaaggcgcgcgtgctggagaACTCGGAGGGCTTCCGGACGACGCCGTCTGTTGTGGCGTTCAAGGGCAGCGAGAAGCTTGTGGGGCTtgcggcgaagcggcagGCGATCACGAACCCGCAGTCGACGTTCTATGCTGTGAAGCGGCTGATCGGGCGCCGGTTCGAGGACGAGCACATCCAGAAGGACATCAAGAACGTGCCGTACAAGATCGTGCGCGCGGGGAACGGTGACGCGTGGGTGCAGGACGGGAACGGGAAGCAGTACTCGCCGTCGCAGATCGGCGCGTTCGTGCTGGAGAAGATgaaggagacggcggagAACTTCCTGGGGCACAAGGTGAGCAACGCCGTCGTGACGTGCCCGGCGTACTTCAacgacgcgcagcgccaggcgACGAAGGACGCGGGGACGATCGCGGGCCTGAACGTGATCCGCGTGGTGAACGAgccgactgctgcggcgcttgCGTACGGCATGGACAAGACGAAGGACAGCCTGATCGCGGTGTACGACCTCGGTGGCGGCACGTTCGATATCTCCGTGCTGGAGATCGCTGGCGGCGTGTTCGAGGTGAAGGCGACGAACGGCGACACGCACCTTGGCGGCGAGGACTTTGACCTGGCGCTGTCGGACTACATCCTGGAGGAGTTCCGCAAGACGAGCGGGATCGACCTGAGCAAGGAGcggatggcgctgcagcgcgtgcgcgaggccgcggagaaggcgaagtGCGAGCTGTCGTCTGCGATGGAGACGGAGGTGAACCTGCCGTTCATCACTGCgaacgccgacggcgcgcagcacatccaGATGCACATCAGCCGTAGCAAGTTCGAGGGCATCACGCAGCGGCTGATCGAGCGGTCGATTGCGCCGTGCAAGCAGTGCATGAAGGACGCTGGTGTGGAGCTGAAGGAGATCAACGACGTTGTGCTTGTTGGCGGCATGACGCGCATGccgaaggtggtggaggaggtgaagaagTTCTTCCAGAAGGACCCGTTCCGCGGCGTGAACCCCGACGAGGCTGTGGCGCTTGGTGCCGCGACGCTGggcggcgtgctgcgggGTAAGGCGAGTGACTTGATACTGGTGGACGTGACACCGCTTTCGCTGGGCACAAGTGTCGTCGGCGACGTGTTCACGCGCATGATCCCGAAGAACACGACGATCCCGTGCATGCGGAGCCATATCTTCACAACGGTGGACGATGGTCAGACAGCCATCAAATTCAAGGTGTTCCAGGGCGAGCGCGAAATCGCCTCCGAAAACCAGATAAGGGGTGAGTTCGATCTTAGCGGCATCCCGCCCGCGCCGCGTGGGGTGCCGCAGATCGAGGTGACGTTCGACATCGACGCGAACGGCATCTGCCACGTGACGGCGAAGGACAAGGCGACGGGCAAGACGCAGAACATCACGATCACGGCGAACGGCGGGCTGTCGAAGGAGCAGATCGAGCAGATGATCCGCGACTCGGAGCAGCACGCGGAGGCCGACCGCGTGAAGCGCGAGCTTGTGGAGGTGCGCAACAACGCGGAGACGCAGCTGACAacggcggagaggcagcTCGGCGAGTGGAAGTACGTGAGCgatgcggagaaggagaacgTGAAGacgctggtggcggagctgcgcaaggcgaTGGAGAACCCGAACGTGGCGAAGGATGACCTTGCGGCTGCGACGGACAAGCTGCAGAAGGCTGTGATGGAGTGCGGCCGCACAGAGTACCAGCAGGCTGCCGCGGCCAATTCTGGCCAGTGTTGA